One genomic window of Osmia bicornis bicornis chromosome 5, iOsmBic2.1, whole genome shotgun sequence includes the following:
- the LOC114882688 gene encoding sesquipedalian-1-like isoform X1: protein MKINEKNMVAFATSATPVDREGWLNKRGELNRGYQRRWFVLKGNILFYFDRRGDKEPVGMIVLEGCTIELAEDEEQFGFQIVFHGPNNRNYALAAESQVKESMEQWMKALACASYDYMKLMVAELQRQLDAAEEETTMVTAPSQSPKAPPRQRHNPFNRSEMHHRSQSVRSAPGRTENIPRTKITFRELHTMYGRRILADLNEWRHTRKAAEAPLISF from the exons ATGAAAATAAACGAGAAAAACATGGTAGCTTTCGCGACATCGGCAACACCAGTAGATCGTGAAGGTTGGTTAAACAAACGTGGTGAATTAAATCGTGGCTATCAAAGAAGATGGTTTGTTCTTAAaggaaatatattattttatttcgatcGACGCGGTGACAAGGAGCCTGTAGGTATGATAGTCCTCGAAGGTTGTACTATCGAACTAGCAGAAGACGAAGAACAATTTGGTTTTCAAATTGTATTTCATGGACCAAATAACAGAAATTATGCCCTTGCAGCAGAATCTCAGGTAaag GAATCTATGGAACAGTGGATGAAAGCTTTGGCATGTGCAAGTTACGATTACATGAAATTAATGGTAGCAGAATTGCAAAGACAATTGGATGCTGCAGAGGAGGAGACAACAATGGTTACCGCGCCCTCTCAGTCCCCTAAAGCACCACCAAGACAACGGCATAATCCTTTTAACAGATCAGAAATGCATCATCGTTCGCAAAGCGTCAGATCTGCACCTGGTAGGACAGAAAATATTCCAAGGACGAAGATAACGTTTCGCGAATTGCATACTATGTACGGTAGAAGAATTTTAGCCGATTTAAACGAATGGAGACATACGAGAAAAGCTGCAGAGGCTCCGTTGATTAGTTTTTAA
- the LOC114882683 gene encoding ribosomal protein S6 kinase beta-1-like isoform X2: MAGVFDIELHEGDSVNQDESDDDIVESREDAYNHAANVNTILESDDLERVQLSEQNVNIGQEKTGPQDFELCKILGEGGYGKVFQVKKVTGKDKGGIFAMKVLRKASIIRNQKDTAHTKAERNILEAVKHPFIVNLMYAFQTGGKLYLILEYLCGGELFTYLDREGIFLEDTACFYLSEIILALQHLHNQGIIYRDLKPENILLDGEGHVKLTDFGLCKEHIQEGTVTHTFCGTIEYMAPEILTRSGHGKAVDWWSLGALMFDMLTGMPPFTGDDRRKTIEKILRGKLNLPLYLTPDAKDLIRRLLKRQVLQRLGSGSEDAEQIMNHNFFKHINWQDVISKKLEPPFKPSLKSADDTSQFDEQFTTTVPVDSPVESTLSESANMIFQGFTYVAPSVLEEMYAQPRVVNARSPRKGLLSTGFSGSLHNLPSRSPDAHLRTSSHFHQYSCFFHF, from the exons ATGGCTGGAGTATTTGATATAGAATTACACGAAGGAGATTCCGTAAATCAAGACGAGTCAGATGATGATATCGTTGAAAGCAGAGAA gATGCCTATAATCATGCTGCAAATGTAAATACCATATTAGA ATCCGACGACTTGGAAAGAGTTCAATTATCAGAACAAAATGTAAACATAGGTCAAGAAAAAACTGGACCTCAAGATTTTGAACTGTGCAAAATTCTAGGAGAAGGTGGATATGGCAAAGTTTTTCAAGTTAAAAAAGTTACAGGGAAGGATAAAGGTGGTATCTTTGCTATGAAG GTATTAAGAAAAGCGTCTATCATACGAAATCAGAAAGATACAGCCCACACAAAAGCGGAAAGAAATATCTTAGAAGCTGTAAAA CATCCGTTCATTGTAAATTTAATGTATGCATTTCAAACTGGtggtaaattatatttaattttggaATATCTTTGCGGCGGAGAGCTTTTTACATATTTAGATAGAGAAGGCATTTTCTTAGAGGATACAGCTTG TTTTTATTTGTCTGAGATTATACTTGCGCTACAACATCTTCATAATCAGGGTATTATATACAG AGATCTGAAAccagaaaatattttgttagaCGGCGAAGGCCATGTTAAATTAACAGATTTTGGTTTATGTAAAGAACATATTCAAGAAGGTACAGTGACGCATACATTTTGCGGAACAATAGAATACAT GGCCCCAGAGATTTTAACAAGAAGTGGACACGGAAAAGCGGTTGACTGGTGGAGTTTGGGTGCTCTCATGTTTGATATGCTTACTGGAATG cCACCATTTACTGGAGATGACAGAAgaaaaacaattgaaaaaattttacgAGGAAAGTTAAATCTTCCATTGTACCTAACACCCGATGCCAAAGACTTGATACGAAGATTATTAAAG AGACAAGTCTTGCAAAGACTAGGATCCGGGTCAGAAGATGCTGAACAAATTATGaatcataatttttttaaacatattaaCTGGCAAGatgtaatttcaaaaaaaCTAGAACCACCTTTTAAGCCATCGTTA AAAAGTGCCGACGACACGTCACAGTTCGACGAGCAATTTACAACAACCGTTCCTGTCGATTCTCCGGTTGAAAGTACATTAAGCGAGTCTGCTAATATGATTTTTCAA GGCTTTACATACGTTGCACCCAGTGTTCTGGAAGAAATGTATGCGCAACCAAGAGTCGTAAATGCTAGAAGCCCTCGAAAAGGTCTTTTAAGTACAGGATTCAGCGGAAGCCTTCACAATTTGCCTTCAAGATCACCCGATGCCCATCTTCGTACGTCATCACATTTTCATCAATACAG ttgtttctttcatttctag
- the LOC114882688 gene encoding sesquipedalian-1-like isoform X2, whose translation MKINEKNMVAFATSATPVDREGWLNKRGELNRGYQRRWFVLKGNILFYFDRRGDKEPVGMIVLEGCTIELAEDEEQFGFQIVFHGPNNRNYALAAESQESMEQWMKALACASYDYMKLMVAELQRQLDAAEEETTMVTAPSQSPKAPPRQRHNPFNRSEMHHRSQSVRSAPGRTENIPRTKITFRELHTMYGRRILADLNEWRHTRKAAEAPLISF comes from the exons ATGAAAATAAACGAGAAAAACATGGTAGCTTTCGCGACATCGGCAACACCAGTAGATCGTGAAGGTTGGTTAAACAAACGTGGTGAATTAAATCGTGGCTATCAAAGAAGATGGTTTGTTCTTAAaggaaatatattattttatttcgatcGACGCGGTGACAAGGAGCCTGTAGGTATGATAGTCCTCGAAGGTTGTACTATCGAACTAGCAGAAGACGAAGAACAATTTGGTTTTCAAATTGTATTTCATGGACCAAATAACAGAAATTATGCCCTTGCAGCAGAATCTCAG GAATCTATGGAACAGTGGATGAAAGCTTTGGCATGTGCAAGTTACGATTACATGAAATTAATGGTAGCAGAATTGCAAAGACAATTGGATGCTGCAGAGGAGGAGACAACAATGGTTACCGCGCCCTCTCAGTCCCCTAAAGCACCACCAAGACAACGGCATAATCCTTTTAACAGATCAGAAATGCATCATCGTTCGCAAAGCGTCAGATCTGCACCTGGTAGGACAGAAAATATTCCAAGGACGAAGATAACGTTTCGCGAATTGCATACTATGTACGGTAGAAGAATTTTAGCCGATTTAAACGAATGGAGACATACGAGAAAAGCTGCAGAGGCTCCGTTGATTAGTTTTTAA
- the LOC114882684 gene encoding corepressor interacting with RBPJ 1 has product MGKGFNNYMCKKFFHPASRDNLKRVWMAEQQAEAYKKKQEELRVQYEKEQDLHNNKALLSKESKDKLSVNFMYEPPPGAKKEREKEDNEPEYKFEWQRKYNAPRESYCKGDSEIRDQPFGIQVRNVRCIKCHKWGHINTDKECPLYSQAMSVVMANNSQTPSAPDALTLVQQMREDGLALKKSALSAQQHLRVPEHEHLMVSDDEEQSEITFLKTLSKTEKKKLLKKLQQLEKKNKKVEKQKLKKHKVTHKYKNYNDKDSNSSYSSGINSNSKKRNRRSISSSSSSNSSSSSSSNSSSSSSSSTSTSSSSSVSSTSSSSSSSGTSTSFDTDNNSINNIDNKTCNGYTSNKSKKRRNLEKKKKKKKKKKKEKADSVSNGNVKHRRKKEKNKAKSRKGENEFKYERKNKRKKSHQRDAKKRRTRDSFTDKKRKISEFNEDKSKDHESKKKIRRF; this is encoded by the exons ATGGGAAAAGGGTTTAATAATTACATGTGCAAAAAGTTTTTTCATCCAGCATCTCGAGATAACTTAAAACGA GTATGGATGGCTGAACAGCAAGCTGAAGCATATAAGAAGAAACAAGAAGAATTGCGAGTTCAGTATGAAAAAGAACAAGATCTTCATAATAACAA AGCTTTATTAAGTAAAGAAAGTAAAGATAAGCTAAGCGTAAACTTCATGTATGAACCACCACCGGGAGCaaaaaaggagagagaaaaagaagataacGAACCAGAATATAAGTTTGAGTGGCAACGCAAATATAATGCACCACGAGAAAGTTACTGTAAAGGAGATAGCGAAATAAGAGATCAACCGTTTGGTATTCAAGTGCGTAACGTACGTTGTATTAAATGTCACAAGTGGGGACATATAAATACAG ATAAAGAATGTCCTTTGTATAGTCAAGCAATGAGCGTAGTAATGGCAAATAATTCGCAAACCCCGTCAGCTCCAGATGCATTAACGTTGGTTCAACAAATGAGGGAAGATGGTTTAGCGCTTAAAAA ATCCGCTCTAAGTGCTCAACAACATTTACGAGTTCCTGAGCATGAACATCTTATGGTTTCGGACGATGAGGAACAATCGGAAATCACGTTTTTAAAAACTCTTTCTAagacagaaaagaaaaaattgctAAA GAAATTGCAAcaacttgaaaaaaaaaacaagaaagtagaaaaacagaaattaaagaaacacAAAGTTACgcataaatataaaaactaCAATGATAAAGATAGCAATAGCAGTTATAGCAGTGGTATCAATAGCAATAGCAAGAAAAGGAACAGAAGAAGTattagtagtagtagtagtagtaatagtagtagtagtagcagcagcaacagcagcagcagcagcagcagcagcactAGCACCAGTAGTAGCAGCAGTGTCAGTAGcaccagcagcagcagcagtaGTAGTGGTACCAGTACCAGTTTTGATACAGATAATAAtagtataaataatattgataataaaaCTTGTAACGGTTATACATCAAACAAGTCCAAAAAAAGGAGAAATctagagaagaagaagaagaagaagaagaagaagaagaaagaaaaagcagATTCCGTTTCAAATGGTAACGTTAAACATCgtcgaaagaaagaaaaaaataaagcaaAGAGTCGGAAGggagaaaatgaatttaaatatgaaagaaaaaataaacgcAAAAAGTCGCATCAAAGAGATGCAAAGAAAAGGAGAACCAGAGATTCTTTCActgataaaaaaagaaaaatctcagAATTCAACGAGGATAAAAGTAAAGATCATGAatctaaaaagaaaataagacgATTTTAA
- the LOC114882683 gene encoding ribosomal protein S6 kinase beta-1-like isoform X1, translated as MAGVFDIELHEGDSVNQDESDDDIVESREDAYNHAANVNTILESDDLERVQLSEQNVNIGQEKTGPQDFELCKILGEGGYGKVFQVKKVTGKDKGGIFAMKVLRKASIIRNQKDTAHTKAERNILEAVKHPFIVNLMYAFQTGGKLYLILEYLCGGELFTYLDREGIFLEDTACFYLSEIILALQHLHNQGIIYRDLKPENILLDGEGHVKLTDFGLCKEHIQEGTVTHTFCGTIEYMAPEILTRSGHGKAVDWWSLGALMFDMLTGMPPFTGDDRRKTIEKILRGKLNLPLYLTPDAKDLIRRLLKRQVLQRLGSGSEDAEQIMNHNFFKHINWQDVISKKLEPPFKPSLKSADDTSQFDEQFTTTVPVDSPVESTLSESANMIFQGFTYVAPSVLEEMYAQPRVVNARSPRKGLLSTGFSGSLHNLPSRSPDAHLRTSSHFHQYRHHVVGSNNMEDTEMKDIGPLFNF; from the exons ATGGCTGGAGTATTTGATATAGAATTACACGAAGGAGATTCCGTAAATCAAGACGAGTCAGATGATGATATCGTTGAAAGCAGAGAA gATGCCTATAATCATGCTGCAAATGTAAATACCATATTAGA ATCCGACGACTTGGAAAGAGTTCAATTATCAGAACAAAATGTAAACATAGGTCAAGAAAAAACTGGACCTCAAGATTTTGAACTGTGCAAAATTCTAGGAGAAGGTGGATATGGCAAAGTTTTTCAAGTTAAAAAAGTTACAGGGAAGGATAAAGGTGGTATCTTTGCTATGAAG GTATTAAGAAAAGCGTCTATCATACGAAATCAGAAAGATACAGCCCACACAAAAGCGGAAAGAAATATCTTAGAAGCTGTAAAA CATCCGTTCATTGTAAATTTAATGTATGCATTTCAAACTGGtggtaaattatatttaattttggaATATCTTTGCGGCGGAGAGCTTTTTACATATTTAGATAGAGAAGGCATTTTCTTAGAGGATACAGCTTG TTTTTATTTGTCTGAGATTATACTTGCGCTACAACATCTTCATAATCAGGGTATTATATACAG AGATCTGAAAccagaaaatattttgttagaCGGCGAAGGCCATGTTAAATTAACAGATTTTGGTTTATGTAAAGAACATATTCAAGAAGGTACAGTGACGCATACATTTTGCGGAACAATAGAATACAT GGCCCCAGAGATTTTAACAAGAAGTGGACACGGAAAAGCGGTTGACTGGTGGAGTTTGGGTGCTCTCATGTTTGATATGCTTACTGGAATG cCACCATTTACTGGAGATGACAGAAgaaaaacaattgaaaaaattttacgAGGAAAGTTAAATCTTCCATTGTACCTAACACCCGATGCCAAAGACTTGATACGAAGATTATTAAAG AGACAAGTCTTGCAAAGACTAGGATCCGGGTCAGAAGATGCTGAACAAATTATGaatcataatttttttaaacatattaaCTGGCAAGatgtaatttcaaaaaaaCTAGAACCACCTTTTAAGCCATCGTTA AAAAGTGCCGACGACACGTCACAGTTCGACGAGCAATTTACAACAACCGTTCCTGTCGATTCTCCGGTTGAAAGTACATTAAGCGAGTCTGCTAATATGATTTTTCAA GGCTTTACATACGTTGCACCCAGTGTTCTGGAAGAAATGTATGCGCAACCAAGAGTCGTAAATGCTAGAAGCCCTCGAAAAGGTCTTTTAAGTACAGGATTCAGCGGAAGCCTTCACAATTTGCCTTCAAGATCACCCGATGCCCATCTTCGTACGTCATCACATTTTCATCAATACAG GCATCATGTAGTAGGTTCAAATAATATGGAAGATACTGAAATGAAAGATATCGGTccacttttcaatttttaa